In Vicia villosa cultivar HV-30 ecotype Madison, WI unplaced genomic scaffold, Vvil1.0 ctg.000679F_1_1_1, whole genome shotgun sequence, a single genomic region encodes these proteins:
- the LOC131630402 gene encoding SKP1-like protein 14 codes for MAKLISVKTCDDVVFEIEPSLAKNMKALQPLVDEDGAKVSVAPLPNVSSNHMTMIMEYHRLSDAGKVKEFSVEKLDNEELKDFLLAVHYLDLEALFEFLTLAVANRIENRSVRYVREYFGIQNDFTPEEEAAIREKNAWTFKGEGIESEE; via the coding sequence ATGGCGAAATTAATCTCTGTCAAAACCTGCGACGACGTCGTTTTTGAAATCGAACCTTCATTGGCGAAGAACATGAAAGCTTTGCAGCCTCTCGTTGATGAAGACGGCGCTAAAGTGTCCGTCGCTCCCCTTCCCAATGTTTCCAGCAATCACATGACGATGATCATGGAATACCACCGTCTCTCTGACGCCGGCAAAGTCAAGGAATTCTCCGTCGAGAAACTGGATAACGAAGAGTTGAAGGATTTTCTTCTCGCAGTGCATTATCTGGACTTGGAAGCGCTTTTCGAGTTCCTTACTCTGGCGGTTGCTAATCGGATCGAGAATAGGAGTGTTCGTTACGTGCGGGAGTATTTCGGGATCCAAAACGATTTCACACCGGAGGAAGAGGCAGCTATCCGTGAGAAGAATGCATGGACTTTTAAAGGCGAGGGTATTGAATCTGAGGAGTGA